GCCTGTGGTCGATTTGATGTCGTTGGGCAGTTGCATGCCCCCGAGTTTTTCGCGCCAACTTTCGACCATATTGCCAAAGCGGTCATTGTCAATATTGCTGGTGCCAAGGTTCCAAGTGGGTACTTCCCTGTCCCATCGTTTCCAGTTGTAGCTGTGCATGTCGAAAACGAGCACCTTTGGGTGCAGTGATTCCAATTTTTCTACAAGGGCATGCACGACCCTGTAAAAGTTGTGGTGTTTTTGCAAACTAAGCTGTCGTTCGTTTTCGGGAAGGTCTTTTTTCCAAAGCTGTTTTCCCCAGGCCGTATCAAAAATGGCCATTTCGGGCGGGCGGTTCAAATCATACTCAAAACGGCTGTCGCGGCCCGCAATGACAATGGGGTGCGATTCTACCATCTGTTTGGTGCAGGGGTCTTCCTCGTACCAACGCTCATATACGGTGTGCAGGCAATTTTGCCAAAGCGATTTTCTGAACTGGTGCCCATCGTGTACCGCACCGCACACAAACGGTACGTATTCCTCGATTTTTATGGTGAATGAATAGTCATCAGAGACCGCCTCGAAGACCCTGCCATTATCGATGTTCGAAATAATTTCCTCTAGGGATAACCTCCTAAGCATCCTGCACCTCTTTTCGAAGTCGGGAACGTCGGTCGAATGCCTGAAGCTTATCGAGCACCTTGCTCTCGATAAAGTCGATTACCTGACACTGAATCTTGGTCTTGTATACCTTGTTCATGTAGGTAATGCCCCCTGGCGACATTACATTGACCTCGACCAACTTGCCGCCGATCACATCGATGCCCACAAAATAGAGTCCGTCTTTTACCAGTTTGGGCCCTATTTGTTTGCAAAGGGCTTTTTCCTGTTTTGTCAATGTATGTTTTGCTACCGAACCACCGGCAGAGACATTGGATCTATGGTCATCACTTCCCGGTATCCTTCGCATGGCCCCGATGGGCTCTCCGTTCAGCAATAAGATTCGTACATCACCTTCGTCAGCACCTTCAATGTATTCTTGAAGTATAACGTAGTTAGAGGTTCCATCTGAATTGGTTACATAAAAGTCTAGCAGTGATTTGATATTGCTCATTGCCGACTTTTCTATAAGGATTACCCCCGAACCCCCAAACCCGTTCAAAGGCTTCAAAATCATCTTGTCAGATTTGGATTCTTTGATTTGCTGTACCAAATACTTTTTGTTCTTTGATACATGGGTAACGGGAATGATATTGCTATGGCTATCACCAAAGGCAGCCGTGTAGAGTTTGTTGTTGGCCTCTCGAAGCCCTTGTATGGAATTGATGATGAAAACATCGTCTTTCACCGAATCCAAGAAGTTCAGCATCAACGGATCCAACGGAGGGTTTGCCCTCATGAATATCACATCGAACCCGGCCAAGGGAAGCATTTCTTCCCGTAACGAGGCTTGTTTATAGAATGATTTTAGGCTTGCCGGTACCTTGTCCATTTTATTGATGACGGTACAAAAGGCCGATGTGACACTGTTTCTAATGGTCAGGTTGGCAGGTGTGCAAAGGGCTACCCCGTGCTTGCGCTTTGCACATTCGTGTATCAAAGCTAGGCTGGTATCGTTTTCAGGGTTTATTTCTTCCCAGGGATACATTAAAAAGCAAATGTTCATGGTGCGGAATTATTTTTTGGCTCTTTAATTTACTGAAAATTTCGTCCAATATTGAAAAACTACTTCACCTCCTCCCAGTGGTCGTCCCAGTTCTTGACCTTAGGCTTGCCCAGTTTTCCTACCGATTTGGCAACCATCATCGATACGGTGGCATCACCGGTTACGTTTACAACCGTCCGGCACATATCCAAGGGCCTGTCAACGGCAAAAATCAGCGCCAGACCAATGGCCAATTTGTCGGGCGGAAACCCAATCGATTCTAAAACAATAACCAACATGACCATGCCTGCCCCGGGTACGGCGGCAGAGCCAATGGAGGCCAGCAGGGCAGTAAGTACAATCGTTAGCTGCCCTGAAAAATCCAACGGAAAGCCCAATGCCTGTGCAATGAACACAGCTGCCACGCCTTGATATAGGCTGGTGCCATCCATATTGATGGTGGCCCCAACGGGAAGCACAAAGCTCGAAACCTCTTTATCGACCCCTATATGCTCCTCTACCCTTTCCATGGTCACGGGCAAGGTTGCCGCGCTCGAACTGGTCGAAAAGGCAAGCAATTGTGCAGGACTGATTTTGCTCAAAAAGGTCAGGGGATTATATCGTGTGAAAGTGGAGACCGCAATACTGTAGAAAACGATCATCAGCAAGAGCCCCAAGACAACTACGCCAGCATACTTCAAAAGGGCCAGCAGCAATTCGGGATCGCTCGAAGAGACCACCACCCCTGCCAATAAGGCAAAAACAGCATAAGGAGCTGTGAGCATGATTAGGTCGACCATCTTCAGAACTACCTCGTTAAGGGAATCAAAAAAGTTTTTGAGGGGCTTTGCGTCTTTCTCACCGATCAACAGCATCGATATGCCAAAGAAAATCGCAAAAAATATTACCTGTAGCATTAAACTGTTAAAAGACATGGCAAATATGGCATTGTCTGGCACCATATCTACCAAAAACTGTAAGGGGCCACTTTCTTTTTGACGAGACGCTTCCTCAATCTTTGAGGTGACCCCTGCGTCTGCAGCATAGGTGGCCGTCAACTTGTCAATGGTGTCTTGTGAGATTCCTTCACCCGGTTTCAATGCATTTACCAACAATAAACCTATGGTTATGGCAATTACCGTTGTGCATATATAGATAATGATAGTTCGTACCCCGATATCCCTGAACCTTGAAATATCCTTTAAATCTGAAATACCCTTGATAAGCGATGCCAAAATGAGCGGAATGGCTATCAGCTTCAACAGTCTTACAAAGATGGTTCCGAACGGGTTGATCCAATCAGCGACAAAATCACGCCCCCAATCCGGGTAGGTCATAATAAATCCGAAGACAATACCGAGCAACATCCCAATCAAAATCTGCCAATGCAGTTGCAATTTTCGCATAGTTTGAGTTTTGTCGGGTAAGATACCATTTATCGCAAAAAGTACGAAATGCGAAATGGGAAGTTAGAAATACGAAATAGAATATATATGAAATACGAAATTAGAAATGTAAAAAGAGAAAAGCGATATTTGAATTATAGGATTCTGAAAGACAAACCTTTAAACTTTGTTGATGCGTGCCAACAACCAATGATCGGCCAGTACCAGTGCGGTCATGGCCTCGACTATAGGTACGGCGCGGGGCACTACACAGGGATCATGGCGGCCTTTGCCCTGAGCCTTGACCTTCTCCCCTTTTTTATTGATGGTCTCATAGCCTTGAAGTACCGTTGCCACAGGTTTAAAGGCCACATTGAAGTAAATGTCCATTCCATTGCTGATACCCCCTTGTATGCCCCCACTATGGTTGGTGGTCGTTGAACCATCGCTGTTAAAGCCATCGTTGTGCTCGCTGCCCTTCATGGCTACCCCGGCAAAGCCGCTGCCGTATTCAAAGCCCTTTACGGCATTTATGGAGAGCATGGCCTTGCCCAGATCGGCGTGCAATTTGTCAAATACGGGTTCACCAAGACCCACCGGTATGTTTTTGGCCACGCAAGTGACCACACCACCAACGGTATCACCTTGTTTTTTGATGGTCTTGATATAGTCCTCCATTTTTGCGGCCATGGTTGGGTCAGGGCAACGAACAGGATTGCTCTCGATGTTCGAGAAATCAAGTTTTTGATAGGGCGTTTCAAGTTTTATGTTGCCTACTTGCGACACAAAAGCCTGTATCTGAACGCCCTGGAGCAATTGTTTGGCAATGGCACCGGCCACTACCCTACTGGCTGTTTCACGGGCCGAACTGCGGCCTCCGCCGCGATAATCGCGAAAACCATATTTCTGGTCATAAACAAAATCGGCATGTGAGGGCCGGTACGAATCTTTGATATGCGAGTAATCTTTCGATTTTTGGTTGGTGTTGTGTATGGCAAAGCCAATGGGCGTGCCGGTGGTCTTTCCTTCAAACAAACCGGAGTAGAATTCAACGGTATCGGGTTCTTTTCGTTGGGTGGTTATGGCCGATTGTCCCGGGCGGCGGCGGTCCAATTCATTTTGAACGGCGTTTAAGTCAAGTTCCAGGCCTGCGGGGCAGCCATCGATTATGCCACCGATGGCCTTACCGTGCGATTCGCCGAATGTTGTGAGCTTGAAAAGATGTCCGAAAGTGTTTCCCGCCATATATGCTGTTTCAATGCTGTCAAAGGTAAATGTTATATGCGGTATAGAAAAACTCCAATTTTCTTAATACTACCGTAACATTGTTTTAAGGACGGTGACAATTGTTTAACACTTTTCTTAAATATACTTCACATCAACTTGATCTTAATTTCACCATGGCACCATTACTTTGCAGCTAAATTCCTGAAGTTTTGAAAAAAAGAAAATTAGAGCTGGCCGTAATCTCTGATGTACACTTGGGCACCTATGGGTGCCATGCCGACGAATTGATTGCCTATTTGAACAGTATTGAGCCCAAAAAGCTCGTTTTGAACGGTGATATCATCGACA
This portion of the Flagellimonas lutaonensis genome encodes:
- a CDS encoding N-formylglutamate amidohydrolase — translated: MLRRLSLEEIISNIDNGRVFEAVSDDYSFTIKIEEYVPFVCGAVHDGHQFRKSLWQNCLHTVYERWYEEDPCTKQMVESHPIVIAGRDSRFEYDLNRPPEMAIFDTAWGKQLWKKDLPENERQLSLQKHHNFYRVVHALVEKLESLHPKVLVFDMHSYNWKRWDREVPTWNLGTSNIDNDRFGNMVESWREKLGGMQLPNDIKSTTGINDTFQGNGHFLKYITKTFDNTLVFATEISKVYCDELSGIIYPEVVQSVENQLQDLIPLQAEEFMSTP
- the gshB gene encoding glutathione synthase, which produces MNICFLMYPWEEINPENDTSLALIHECAKRKHGVALCTPANLTIRNSVTSAFCTVINKMDKVPASLKSFYKQASLREEMLPLAGFDVIFMRANPPLDPLMLNFLDSVKDDVFIINSIQGLREANNKLYTAAFGDSHSNIIPVTHVSKNKKYLVQQIKESKSDKMILKPLNGFGGSGVILIEKSAMSNIKSLLDFYVTNSDGTSNYVILQEYIEGADEGDVRILLLNGEPIGAMRRIPGSDDHRSNVSAGGSVAKHTLTKQEKALCKQIGPKLVKDGLYFVGIDVIGGKLVEVNVMSPGGITYMNKVYKTKIQCQVIDFIESKVLDKLQAFDRRSRLRKEVQDA
- a CDS encoding dicarboxylate/amino acid:cation symporter; the encoded protein is MRKLQLHWQILIGMLLGIVFGFIMTYPDWGRDFVADWINPFGTIFVRLLKLIAIPLILASLIKGISDLKDISRFRDIGVRTIIIYICTTVIAITIGLLLVNALKPGEGISQDTIDKLTATYAADAGVTSKIEEASRQKESGPLQFLVDMVPDNAIFAMSFNSLMLQVIFFAIFFGISMLLIGEKDAKPLKNFFDSLNEVVLKMVDLIMLTAPYAVFALLAGVVVSSSDPELLLALLKYAGVVVLGLLLMIVFYSIAVSTFTRYNPLTFLSKISPAQLLAFSTSSSAATLPVTMERVEEHIGVDKEVSSFVLPVGATINMDGTSLYQGVAAVFIAQALGFPLDFSGQLTIVLTALLASIGSAAVPGAGMVMLVIVLESIGFPPDKLAIGLALIFAVDRPLDMCRTVVNVTGDATVSMMVAKSVGKLGKPKVKNWDDHWEEVK
- the aroC gene encoding chorismate synthase yields the protein MAGNTFGHLFKLTTFGESHGKAIGGIIDGCPAGLELDLNAVQNELDRRRPGQSAITTQRKEPDTVEFYSGLFEGKTTGTPIGFAIHNTNQKSKDYSHIKDSYRPSHADFVYDQKYGFRDYRGGGRSSARETASRVVAGAIAKQLLQGVQIQAFVSQVGNIKLETPYQKLDFSNIESNPVRCPDPTMAAKMEDYIKTIKKQGDTVGGVVTCVAKNIPVGLGEPVFDKLHADLGKAMLSINAVKGFEYGSGFAGVAMKGSEHNDGFNSDGSTTTNHSGGIQGGISNGMDIYFNVAFKPVATVLQGYETINKKGEKVKAQGKGRHDPCVVPRAVPIVEAMTALVLADHWLLARINKV